CAACGATGTCCGCGAGTTCGTTGACCTCAACATCTCCGGTACAGTCTGATTCGGTGCGAGTATCACGAGGATCGCTCGCAAGTTCGTATAGCCCTGGGGCCACCTTTTTTATGTGACCGTGCTCGGTGAGTCGCTTTAGCCGGTCACTAGCGTACTCGCGCGAGACGCTCATCTCTTCAGCAGCGTAGGTCGGCGTCACACGCCCTCCCTGCAGAACATCGAGCAGCGATTCATCCGTGTCGTTCAGATCCTCGGGTTTGAGCACTGAGTTCGTGGTTACGGTCATACGCCCCTATTCATTACGCTGTAATAAATAGTCCACGTTTAGTAACCGCTATTTGTAGTTCACTCATAGTAATGTACAAGTAAGTGGCTGCACTACTACCGAATGGAGCCCGAGAATACCAGCATCGAATTCTGGCCGGGTGCTGAGACACCCGACCTCGGGCTTCTGGAGTGCAGAAGCATGAGCCAATCGACGCTACCGACAAATGAGGCTGTCGCTGAACCGCCTACACATGAACGACCGTTAGACCGGCCGCTCAAGAGCGCCCGACGGACCGTCCGGGAGACAATCCTCGAGGGCGAACTCCCGGACTTCGACGTCTACCGGGCGCTGTGTGACGTCTCGATTCCGGTTTCGGTGACCGACCTGGAGCGAAGGGATGACTGAGGACACGCGCCTCGCAGAATGTCCGGTGTGTGGCGCAGTTGGTCTCACTGAACGGATCAAGGACCACAACTGTCCGGCGTTCCTTGAACGAACCGATCGAACGACACCGTACGCGCATCGGATTCGCGCTCGACCCTGCGTTTCCGCCAGCCCCGAGCAGGTACTTGATGGCTATCCGCTGTCGATCGCAGAAACCATCTCCTGTCCCGGCTGTGAGAGGAAACTGACCGAAGGACACCGTCTCGTCGTCCTCGCGTACCGACCGCACTGGTCGTACGTATGGGCCATCGAGACCATCCGGTGTCGGACCTGTGGCTCCGATTCGATTCGGCCGACGGACCGGTCGGGACCGTCTCTCCTCCTCGACGGTCGGATCACGACCACCTGTGACGAAACGACACAGAGTATGACGCTTACGTTCTCCACACCGTCCATCCACGATCGCCGCTTCGTCGAGTTGCGCACGTCCGAGCCGTCGGAGATCGATCCGACGAGCGAACGACGTGGGAGAGAACGCGAAGACACGGAGGAACTCCGGAGATGAGTTCTGAGGACGAACGCGACGATCGGGTTCGGATCGACGGAATCGTCGAGCCGAGCGACGATCGACTCGCTGACCGACTCGATCGCCTCGAAGCCGAAACGATGAGGTTCGCAGATCGTATCCGACGGCGAGACGACCGCATCGCGGTGCTCGAAGACCGCCTTTCGGAACACGCCGCGCTCCTCGACGCGCTTCGGAATCGCTCCAGCGTCACGCGCGAGATGATCGCCGAGCTCCAATCACGAGAACTCGAGAAGCACGCCCACCTCCGTTGGGAGAGTGTCGAGCCGAACCTCTCGCTGCTCGCGGTCGACGGCGATTCGATCGAGGGATTTTGGAACGAGGACGGCAACCGGTACTGTCGGCTTCCGGATGGAGACGATCCACTGGCCGGGGACTCCGGGCGCTCTCTCACCGAGGGGGATCTCCTGCCGATCCAGCGGCTCTCCCGGATGGACGACGAGACCCTTCGATCGACCGCAGGTTCGAAGCCGATGCGACTGGCGGCGGAAGTCTGGCGCGAGCGCGAGGGGACCGGCCTCTGGAAACCCGGTCGGAACGGCGTTCGTCTGTATCTCGACGCGGGGGAGTTGGCGCGCTGGATCCGAGTCCGTGAACCCAGCGTCGACCAGTCGTACTCACAGAAGCTCGCAGGACGTACCATCGACGAACTGAAAGTACTCTCGAGCGGTCGGCTGTACGACAGACTGGAGAGTCGTAGGAAAGACGGCCTGCGGTACAAAGAACGGAGGCTGTATCTCCCGACGGATTCGGAGATCCCTGGAGAGCCGTCGAGACGAGAGGACACGGGGGAAGATACTCCGTAGACAGACGGTGTCGGTGGTAAGGGATGTCCGAGGGCGGTACTCTCCGTCCGAACACACCGCTCGTATCCCATCAACTACCTCAACGAGATCGCGAAACAGCTATGTTCGCCGTTCCGCTACCGTACAGTGAGTTTCTCGATCGGCTATCGTCGGCACCCGTGCAACGATAGACGGTCCGTTCACCGTCGACATCAAGTGTCTAGGGAGGAGTCATCCGATCGGGGTTCTAGAACCCATCGCGGAATGATGGATTCATTCGGTGATCGTCGATGGCGAGGCAGGACAACAGACGATCGAACCGGCGGTTCATTTATTCTCAAGTGGCTATACGATCACGAGGGGAACTCTCGAAACATCCAGTCGGGGAACAAACCGGTGAGCTATCGATGCAGTGAATTGTTCTCCAATCAGAGTGATCTGCATTAGTTTTGCATGCTCAGATTGAGGGTCCCACGACCAACTCTTGGTCTCTATCGATATCTCCACCAATCTACACCCTACTGTCCCTCGCCGGATTCAAACGTTGCACAGGACACTCTGATTGGAGAACAGTTTGGAGAAACAACTAGTATAACCGAGACCTATTCGAATATCGAG
This region of Halalkalicoccus sp. CGA53 genomic DNA includes:
- a CDS encoding F0F1 ATP synthase subunit gamma, whose protein sequence is MSSEDERDDRVRIDGIVEPSDDRLADRLDRLEAETMRFADRIRRRDDRIAVLEDRLSEHAALLDALRNRSSVTREMIAELQSRELEKHAHLRWESVEPNLSLLAVDGDSIEGFWNEDGNRYCRLPDGDDPLAGDSGRSLTEGDLLPIQRLSRMDDETLRSTAGSKPMRLAAEVWREREGTGLWKPGRNGVRLYLDAGELARWIRVREPSVDQSYSQKLAGRTIDELKVLSSGRLYDRLESRRKDGLRYKERRLYLPTDSEIPGEPSRREDTGEDTP